The sequence below is a genomic window from Kitasatospora kifunensis.
GGTGAACCGACACGCCACCCGCTCCGCACCCCCGGACCCACGCGACACGTGGCGACTGGAGCCGCTCCCACCCCGGACCCGCCCCAGCGCCACCCCGGCACCAGCCGCACCCGCGCAGCCGGATGCCCCGCCGCCGGACACCACGATGCTGGACACCCTGTGCACCGATATCGCCGCAGCCTGCTGGGGCGAGCTGGCCACCGCGCTCGCCGACGCCCGAGTGCCCCTGGCGGTGGGCGATGTGACCTGCCTGCGCCGCCTGGCCAAGCTGGATCCGGATCTCGTCGCCACGATCGTCCGCTGGATCCGCACCGCCCGGCCGACCTCCCAGGAGAAGTAGGACCTCACGGCATAACTTAGGCTAGCCTTGCCTAACCAATCCGAGAGGGGTAGCCGATGCAGCCTTCCGAGAAGCAGGCACCGACCGCCGGGCGGCCTTGCGCCGCGACCTGCACCTGCGCGCAGCCGACCGCGACCACGGGCCCCACGCCGGCCGAACGCGCCCGCACGCTGGTCGAGTCCGCCTCCTCCGCCGTGCTCGAGGTGCCGGGGCTGGACCTCACCGCGCGGCCGACGCCCTGGTCTCCGCTGGTGCGCACGGTGCTCCCAGACGGCAGCCTGCTGATGCTGCTGCCCCGCTCCTCACCGGTGGTCCGCTGCGTCGAACTCGCCCACGCCCAGTCGCAGGAGCTGCGCGCCGTGGTGGAGGCCACCGACGTGGCGCCGATCGCCGTCCGTCACCGCATCCGTGGCCGCGCCTGGGCCGGCGGCTGGCTCACCCCGGTGCCGCAGGCCGACCAGGACCGCTACCGGCGGCTGCTGGCCTCGCGGGCGCCCGACACGGATGAGCCGCCGTCAGGCCGACTGGTGCTCCTCGAAGTGGCGGACCTGCTCACCAACGACCTCTGGGGCACCGCACAC
It includes:
- a CDS encoding DUF2470 domain-containing protein, coding for MQPSEKQAPTAGRPCAATCTCAQPTATTGPTPAERARTLVESASSAVLEVPGLDLTARPTPWSPLVRTVLPDGSLLMLLPRSSPVVRCVELAHAQSQELRAVVEATDVAPIAVRHRIRGRAWAGGWLTPVPQADQDRYRRLLASRAPDTDEPPSGRLVLLEVADLLTNDLWGTAHVAVDAFARATPDPIAPHELTLLQHLVAAHPDQLERLTRPFARRLAELHEDDAGAGQAAAGATVVPLALDRFGLRVRFTVGRRIADARFDFAQPLQGPEQLRPAMHRLFHHAALDAG